One Hippoglossus hippoglossus isolate fHipHip1 chromosome 13, fHipHip1.pri, whole genome shotgun sequence genomic window carries:
- the tbcb gene encoding tubulin-folding cofactor B: MEDQVTIITNPLVNVRITSTVYAVEVQRRFNRGLCIADFKGRLEMAVGTPASSMDLELFSVSDKFMLKMDDNDALLGSYPVDDDCRIHVIDNSGQQVGEFTDVSQVERFELADQDYEKRTDSARSFMKRNRVGRFNEEETAKKQAEMAARENEQKAAAEAISVGNRCQVQVPGQPTRVASVMYVGTADFKPGYWVGVKYDEPLGKHNGTVGGKQYFDCENKYGAFVKPMNVTVGDFPEEDYGLDEM, from the exons ATGGAGGACCAAGTGACAATAATCACCAACCCCCTTGTGAACGTGCGCATAACAAGCACCGTCTACGCCGTGGAGGTTCAGCGCAGGTTCAATAGAGGGCTGTGCATCGCTGACTTTAAG GGAAGGTTGGAGATGGCTGTGGGcacacctgcctcctccatggaTCTGGAGTTATTCAGTGTCTCAGACAAGTTTATGCTGAAAATGGACGACAATGACGCTTTGCTGGGCTCCTATCCTGTGGATGATGACTGCAGAATACAT GTTATTGATAATAGTGGACAACAGGTTGGCGAGTTTACCGATGTTTCCCAAGTGGAGAGGTTTGAACTTGCAGACCAAGACTACGAAAAAAGAACAG ACTCAGCAAGGTCGTTCATGAAGAGAAACCGTGTGGGCCGCTTCAATGAGGAAGAAACAGCCAAGAAGCAAGCCGAGATGGCTGCTCGGGAGAACGAACAGAAGGCTGCTGCTGAGGCCATTTCTGTTGGCAACCGATGCCAAGTGCAGGTCCCCGGGCAGCCCACAAGGGTTGCCTCGGTCATGTATGTTG GTACAGCAGATTTCAAGCCAGGCTACTGGGTGGGTGTGAAGTATGATGAGCCCCTGGGAAAACACAATGGAAC TGTTGGAGGGAAGCAATACTTTGATTGTGAGAACAAATATGGTGCATTTGTGAAGCCCATGAATGTGACGGTGGGAGACTTTCCAGAGGAGGATTATGGTTTAGATGAGATGTAG